The Paenibacillus sp. MBLB1832 genome has a window encoding:
- the rpsL gene encoding 30S ribosomal protein S12 — MPTINQLVRKGRQAKVDKSKSPALQKGFNALKREATNLSAPQKRGVCTRVGTMTPKKPNSALRKYARVRLTNRIEVTAYIPGIGHNLQEHSVVMIRGGRVKDLPGVRYHIVRGALDTSGVNNRKQSRSKYGTKRPKVKK, encoded by the coding sequence ATGCCAACAATTAACCAACTAGTACGTAAAGGTCGTCAAGCTAAGGTGGATAAATCTAAATCACCAGCTTTACAAAAAGGGTTCAACGCTTTGAAAAGAGAGGCAACGAATTTGAGCGCTCCTCAAAAACGTGGTGTCTGCACGCGTGTAGGTACAATGACTCCGAAGAAGCCGAACTCCGCACTTCGTAAATATGCCCGTGTTCGTTTGACGAACCGTATTGAGGTAACAGCTTACATTCCAGGAATTGGACACAACCTGCAAGAACACAGCGTTGTTATGATTCGTGGTGGAAGGGTTAAAGATCTTCCAGGGGTACGTTATCACATCGTTCGTGGCGCGTTGGATACTTCCGGTGTTAACAACCGTAAGCAATCCCGTTCCAAATACGGTACGAAACGTCCGAAAGTTAAAAAATAA
- the fusA gene encoding elongation factor G — MAREFSLKNTRNIGIMAHIDAGKTTTTERILYYTGKVHKIGEVHEGAATMDWMEQEQERGITITSAATTAQWDGHRINIIDTPGHVDFTVEVERSLRVLDGAVGVFSAKEGVEPQSETVWRQADKYHVPRIAYVNKMDIIGADFLQVVESMRQKLGANAVAIQLPIGAENEFKGIIDLVDEVAYMYKDDLGKDIEKIEIPAEFKDQVAELRLELIEKVAELDEELTMKYLEGEELTVDEIKAALRKGVCEVKIFPVIVGSSYRNKGVQLMLDAVINYLPSPVDVPDIKGVLDDGTEVVRKSADDQPFSALAFKIMTDPFVGRLTFFRVYSGTLNSGSYVINATKGKRERVGRILQMHANSRQEISIVYSGDIAAAVGLKDTTTGDTLCDEKNPVILEKMVFPEPVIQLAVEPKTKADQDKMGIALQKLAEEDPTFRASTDEETGQTIIAGMGELHLEILVDRMLREFKVETNVGKPQVAYRETFRAPAKVEGKFVRQSGGRGQYGHCWVEFEPQEAGAGFTFESKVVGGAIPREYIAPIQAGIEESMKNGVIAGFPLVDIKATVVDGSYHDVDSNEMAFKIAGSMALKAAKEKCKPVLLEPIMKVEVTVPEEYMGDVMGDLNSRRGRIEGMDNRHGAQIIRAKVPLSEMFGYSTTLRSRTQGRGVYSMELSHYEEVPKSIAEEIIAKGKGA, encoded by the coding sequence ATGGCTAGAGAGTTCTCCTTAAAAAACACACGTAATATCGGGATCATGGCTCATATCGATGCTGGTAAAACGACAACAACAGAGCGTATTTTGTACTACACTGGTAAAGTTCATAAAATCGGAGAGGTGCACGAAGGTGCTGCTACGATGGACTGGATGGAGCAAGAACAAGAGCGCGGAATCACGATTACTTCCGCCGCTACAACTGCGCAATGGGACGGTCACCGCATCAATATCATCGATACCCCAGGACACGTTGACTTTACCGTAGAGGTAGAGCGTTCCCTTCGTGTGTTAGACGGAGCAGTTGGTGTATTTAGTGCGAAAGAGGGCGTTGAGCCTCAATCGGAGACAGTTTGGAGACAAGCTGATAAATACCACGTTCCACGGATTGCTTATGTTAACAAAATGGATATCATCGGTGCAGACTTCCTGCAAGTTGTTGAATCCATGCGTCAAAAACTTGGTGCAAATGCAGTGGCTATTCAACTTCCAATCGGTGCTGAGAATGAGTTCAAGGGTATCATCGATTTAGTTGATGAAGTTGCTTATATGTACAAAGATGATCTTGGTAAGGATATCGAGAAAATCGAAATTCCAGCTGAGTTCAAAGATCAAGTTGCAGAACTACGTTTGGAACTGATCGAGAAAGTTGCTGAGCTTGATGAAGAGCTCACAATGAAATATCTCGAAGGTGAAGAGCTTACTGTTGATGAGATTAAGGCTGCCCTTCGTAAAGGTGTCTGCGAAGTTAAAATCTTCCCAGTTATCGTTGGGTCTTCTTACAGAAACAAAGGTGTGCAATTGATGTTGGATGCGGTAATTAACTACCTTCCATCTCCAGTTGATGTACCTGACATCAAAGGTGTTCTAGACGACGGTACTGAAGTGGTTCGTAAGTCTGCTGATGACCAACCGTTCTCAGCGCTTGCATTCAAAATCATGACAGATCCTTTCGTTGGTCGTCTAACGTTCTTCCGTGTTTACTCTGGTACATTGAACTCTGGTTCATATGTTATCAATGCGACAAAAGGAAAACGTGAACGTGTTGGTCGTATTCTTCAAATGCATGCGAACAGCCGTCAAGAGATCAGCATCGTTTACTCTGGTGATATCGCGGCTGCTGTTGGATTGAAAGATACAACAACAGGTGATACACTTTGTGATGAGAAAAACCCAGTTATCCTTGAGAAAATGGTCTTCCCTGAACCGGTTATCCAGCTTGCTGTTGAACCGAAGACGAAAGCTGACCAAGATAAAATGGGTATCGCATTGCAAAAGCTTGCTGAAGAAGATCCGACTTTCCGTGCTTCCACAGACGAAGAAACAGGACAAACGATCATCGCAGGTATGGGTGAGCTTCACCTTGAGATCCTAGTTGACCGTATGCTTCGCGAGTTCAAAGTAGAAACGAATGTTGGTAAGCCGCAAGTTGCTTACCGTGAAACATTCCGTGCGCCAGCTAAAGTTGAGGGTAAATTTGTTCGTCAATCTGGTGGTCGTGGTCAATACGGACATTGTTGGGTTGAGTTCGAACCGCAAGAAGCTGGAGCAGGTTTCACATTCGAGAGCAAGGTAGTCGGCGGAGCTATTCCAAGAGAATACATCGCACCTATCCAAGCTGGTATCGAAGAATCCATGAAAAACGGTGTAATCGCAGGATTCCCGCTCGTGGATATCAAAGCTACTGTTGTCGATGGATCTTACCACGATGTTGACTCCAATGAAATGGCGTTCAAAATCGCAGGTTCCATGGCGCTAAAAGCTGCGAAAGAAAAATGTAAACCGGTTCTTCTTGAGCCAATAATGAAGGTTGAAGTTACTGTACCAGAAGAGTACATGGGCGATGTTATGGGTGACCTTAACTCCCGTCGTGGACGTATTGAAGGTATGGATAACCGTCATGGCGCGCAAATCATCCGTGCTAAAGTGCCTTTGTCCGAAATGTTTGGTTATTCCACAACACTTCGTTCAAGAACACAAGGCCGTGGTGTTTACTCCATGGAACTTTCACATTATGAAGAAGTACCTAAGTCAATTGCAGAAGAAATTATTGCAAAAGGCAAAGGCGCTTAA
- the rplW gene encoding 50S ribosomal protein L23: MKNPRDIIKRPIITERTSDLMANKKYVFEVDLRANKTEIKQAIEAIFKVKVTNVNTLRMPAKPKRYGRHSGYTSIWKKAIVSLSAESKELEFFETV; this comes from the coding sequence ATGAAAAATCCACGCGACATTATCAAGCGCCCGATCATCACTGAGCGTACAAGCGACCTAATGGCTAACAAAAAGTATGTTTTCGAAGTGGATCTTCGCGCTAACAAAACAGAAATTAAACAAGCTATTGAAGCGATTTTCAAAGTGAAAGTTACAAATGTAAATACACTCAGAATGCCAGCTAAGCCTAAACGCTATGGTCGTCACTCTGGCTACACTTCCATCTGGAAGAAAGCTATCGTGTCCTTGAGCGCAGAAAGCAAAGAATTGGAATTCTTTGAAACGGTATAA
- the rplP gene encoding 50S ribosomal protein L16: MLVPKRVKHRKEHRGNMKGRAKGGTEVAFGEFGLQATEPAWVTNRQIEAARIAMTRYIKRGGKVWIKIFPAKPVTQKPLEVRMGSGKGSVEKWVSVVKPGKILFELAGVSEEVAREAMRLAAHKLPIKTKFVKREEVGGEANEG, from the coding sequence ATGTTAGTACCTAAACGTGTAAAACACCGCAAAGAACACCGCGGTAACATGAAAGGTCGCGCTAAAGGCGGTACGGAAGTTGCTTTTGGCGAATTCGGTCTGCAAGCGACTGAGCCGGCATGGGTAACCAACCGTCAAATCGAAGCAGCACGTATTGCCATGACACGTTACATCAAACGTGGCGGTAAAGTTTGGATTAAAATCTTCCCAGCTAAACCAGTTACACAAAAACCGCTTGAAGTCCGTATGGGTAGTGGTAAAGGTAGCGTGGAAAAATGGGTTTCCGTAGTAAAACCGGGCAAAATTTTGTTTGAACTTGCTGGTGTAAGCGAAGAGGTTGCTCGCGAAGCGATGCGTCTTGCAGCTCACAAGCTTCCAATCAAAACGAAGTTCGTGAAAAGAGAAGAAGTAGGCGGTGAAGCAAATGAAGGGTAG
- the rplN gene encoding 50S ribosomal protein L14, with translation MIQPFTRLAVADNSGAKQLMCIRVLGGTGRRVGHIGDLIVCSVKEATPGGVVKKGDVVKAVIVRTKSGARRKDGSYISFDENAAVIVKEDKSPRGTRIFGPVARELRDRDFMKIVSLAPEVI, from the coding sequence ATGATTCAACCATTTACTCGTTTGGCTGTCGCTGACAACTCAGGTGCGAAACAATTGATGTGTATCCGTGTTTTGGGTGGTACTGGTCGTCGCGTTGGTCACATTGGTGATTTGATCGTATGTTCAGTAAAAGAAGCAACACCAGGTGGCGTTGTCAAAAAAGGTGACGTTGTTAAAGCAGTTATCGTTCGTACGAAGAGCGGTGCTCGCCGTAAAGACGGTTCATATATCTCATTTGATGAGAATGCAGCTGTTATCGTGAAAGAAGATAAGAGCCCACGTGGTACTCGTATCTTCGGACCAGTTGCTCGCGAACTTCGCGATAGAGACTTCATGAAGATCGTATCCTTGGCTCCAGAAGTTATCTAA
- a CDS encoding ribosomal L7Ae/L30e/S12e/Gadd45 family protein, which translates to MSYEIVKQAKNRCVGTKKVTKTVEQDKAIEVFVSKDADPRLTINLVALCKQKGVPVTYVDSMKMLGKACGIEVGAAVAAVVNE; encoded by the coding sequence ATGTCTTATGAAATAGTCAAACAGGCCAAGAATCGATGTGTGGGCACGAAGAAAGTAACAAAAACTGTCGAGCAAGACAAGGCGATTGAAGTTTTTGTTTCGAAAGATGCAGATCCGCGATTGACGATAAATCTGGTGGCCCTCTGTAAACAGAAAGGTGTACCTGTAACCTACGTAGATTCTATGAAGATGCTAGGTAAAGCGTGTGGAATTGAAGTTGGAGCTGCGGTAGCAGCTGTTGTAAATGAATAA
- the rpsS gene encoding 30S ribosomal protein S19: MGRSLKKGPFIDGHLLKKVEDLNTAGKKLVVKTWSRRSTIYPQFVGHTFGVYDGRKHVPVYVTEDMVGHKLGEFAPTRTYKGHDDDKKTGKR; encoded by the coding sequence ATGGGTCGCAGCTTAAAGAAAGGTCCATTTATTGATGGACACTTACTGAAAAAAGTAGAAGACTTGAATACTGCTGGCAAGAAATTAGTTGTCAAAACCTGGTCCCGTCGTTCTACAATTTACCCGCAATTCGTTGGTCACACTTTCGGAGTTTACGACGGAAGAAAACACGTGCCAGTATATGTAACGGAAGATATGGTTGGGCATAAGCTTGGTGAATTTGCTCCAACACGTACGTATAAAGGTCACGATGACGATAAGAAAACCGGAAAACGTTAA
- the rpsG gene encoding 30S ribosomal protein S7: MPRKGPVTRRDVLPDPIYNSKLVTRLINRMMVDGKRGVAQTILYNAFNLVKDRTGKEPMEVFEAAIKNIMPVLEVKARRVGGANYQVPIEVRPDRRSTLGLRWLVNYSRLRGEKTMEERLANEIIDASNSTGASVKKREDTHKMAEANKAFAHYRW; the protein is encoded by the coding sequence ATGCCTCGTAAAGGTCCAGTTACTCGCAGAGACGTATTGCCAGATCCGATTTATAATAGCAAACTAGTTACTCGTCTTATCAATCGCATGATGGTTGATGGAAAAAGAGGGGTAGCACAAACCATTCTATACAACGCTTTTAACCTCGTGAAAGATCGTACAGGTAAAGAGCCGATGGAAGTGTTTGAAGCTGCTATCAAAAACATTATGCCAGTACTTGAAGTTAAAGCTCGCCGTGTTGGGGGAGCAAACTATCAAGTGCCGATCGAAGTTAGACCTGACCGTCGTTCGACATTAGGTTTGCGTTGGTTGGTGAACTATTCCCGTCTTCGCGGTGAGAAGACGATGGAAGAAAGATTGGCTAATGAAATTATCGATGCTAGCAACAGCACAGGTGCTTCCGTTAAGAAACGTGAAGATACACACAAAATGGCTGAAGCAAATAAAGCATTTGCACACTACCGTTGGTAG
- the rplD gene encoding 50S ribosomal protein L4 produces the protein MPKVALYNVTGAQVGEVELSDVVFGIEPHVHAIHEAVLLQQAAVRQGTHKTKGRSEVRGGGRKPWKQKGTGRARQGSIRAPQWKGGGTVFGPTPRSYGFKLPRKVRRLAIKSALSSKLIDNNLIVLDQLELNAPKTKDFVAILNNLKVDRKVLVVGVANDSNVALSARNIPGVKFVAADGVNVLDVMLHDKLILTQEAVQKVEEVLAQ, from the coding sequence ATGCCAAAAGTAGCTTTATATAATGTAACAGGTGCTCAGGTAGGAGAAGTTGAACTGTCTGACGTTGTTTTCGGAATTGAGCCTCACGTTCATGCGATTCACGAAGCTGTTCTTTTGCAACAAGCAGCTGTTCGTCAAGGCACTCACAAGACTAAAGGTCGTTCGGAAGTTCGCGGCGGTGGTCGTAAACCTTGGAAACAAAAAGGTACAGGACGCGCTCGTCAAGGTAGTATTCGTGCTCCACAGTGGAAAGGCGGCGGTACCGTATTCGGACCAACACCTCGCAGCTATGGTTTCAAATTGCCAAGAAAAGTTCGTCGCTTAGCGATCAAATCTGCTTTGTCCTCGAAACTTATCGATAACAACTTGATTGTATTGGATCAACTTGAATTGAATGCTCCGAAAACGAAAGATTTCGTAGCGATTCTAAACAACCTTAAAGTAGATCGCAAAGTACTAGTTGTGGGCGTTGCTAACGACTCCAATGTTGCTTTGTCTGCTCGTAACATCCCAGGTGTGAAATTTGTTGCTGCTGATGGAGTTAACGTTCTAGATGTCATGCTTCATGACAAATTGATCTTAACACAAGAGGCTGTACAGAAAGTTGAGGAGGTGCTTGCACAATGA
- the rplB gene encoding 50S ribosomal protein L2: protein MPVKKYKPTSPARRAMSVSTFEEITTSTPEKSLLAPLSKTAGRNNQGKITVRHHGGGHKRKYRIIDFKRTKDGIPGRVATVEYDPNRSANIALIHYADGEKRYIIAPKGLKVDDRIVSGPDADIKVGNALPLENIPVGTVIHNIELKPGKGAQLVRAAGTEAQLLGKEETYVTIRLSSGEVRKVLKVCRATIGSVGNEDHELVKIGKAGRNRWKGNRPQVRGVVMNPNDHPHGGGEGRAPIGRKSPMSPWGKPTLGFKTRKKGKASDKYIVRRRTK from the coding sequence GTGCCAGTTAAAAAATATAAACCAACCTCACCAGCTCGTCGTGCGATGTCGGTTTCTACTTTTGAAGAAATCACAACGTCAACGCCAGAGAAATCTTTGCTTGCACCTTTAAGTAAAACTGCTGGTCGTAACAACCAAGGTAAAATCACGGTTCGTCATCATGGCGGTGGACACAAACGTAAATACCGTATCATCGATTTCAAACGTACTAAAGATGGAATACCAGGACGCGTTGCTACAGTTGAGTACGATCCTAACCGTTCCGCTAACATCGCATTGATTCACTATGCGGATGGAGAGAAAAGATACATCATCGCACCTAAAGGTCTTAAAGTTGACGATCGTATCGTATCTGGTCCAGATGCAGATATCAAAGTAGGTAACGCACTTCCATTGGAAAACATTCCAGTTGGTACAGTTATCCACAACATTGAGTTGAAGCCTGGTAAAGGTGCACAATTGGTGCGTGCTGCAGGTACAGAAGCTCAATTGCTTGGTAAAGAAGAAACTTATGTAACGATCCGTCTTTCTTCCGGTGAAGTTCGTAAAGTTCTAAAAGTTTGCCGCGCAACAATCGGTTCTGTTGGTAACGAAGATCACGAACTTGTGAAAATCGGTAAAGCAGGACGTAATCGTTGGAAAGGCAATCGTCCTCAAGTTCGTGGGGTTGTTATGAACCCGAATGATCACCCGCACGGTGGTGGTGAAGGACGCGCACCAATCGGACGTAAATCACCTATGTCTCCATGGGGTAAACCGACGCTTGGTTTCAAAACTCGTAAAAAAGGTAAAGCATCCGATAAATACATTGTACGTCGTCGTACGAAGTAA
- the rpmC gene encoding 50S ribosomal protein L29: protein MKGSEFRNLTTAEIEQKVNGFKEELFNLRFQLATGQLDNPTQIRDLRKEIARAKTILRERELGIG, encoded by the coding sequence ATGAAGGGTAGTGAATTCCGGAACTTAACCACTGCTGAAATCGAGCAAAAAGTTAATGGTTTTAAAGAAGAACTCTTTAACCTCCGTTTTCAACTAGCTACTGGTCAATTGGACAACCCGACTCAAATCCGTGATTTGCGTAAAGAGATCGCTCGTGCCAAGACTATTTTGCGTGAAAGAGAACTGGGTATTGGGTAA
- the rplV gene encoding 50S ribosomal protein L22, translating to MQAKAILNHARIAPRKAKLVVDLIRGKAVGEAIAILRHTPKAASPILEKLLNSAIANAEHNYSLDPNKLVVSETFVNQGPTMKRFQQRAMGRASAIRKRTSHITIVVSEK from the coding sequence ATGCAAGCTAAAGCAATATTGAACCACGCTCGGATTGCTCCTCGTAAAGCAAAGCTAGTTGTTGACTTGATTCGGGGAAAAGCGGTAGGTGAAGCGATCGCAATTTTGCGTCATACACCGAAAGCAGCTTCTCCAATTCTGGAGAAACTATTGAATTCCGCAATTGCCAATGCAGAGCATAACTATTCGTTAGATCCAAACAAACTTGTTGTTTCCGAGACTTTCGTAAATCAAGGGCCAACAATGAAAAGATTCCAACAACGTGCGATGGGCCGCGCTAGCGCGATCAGAAAACGTACCAGCCACATCACAATCGTGGTATCTGAAAAATAA
- the tuf gene encoding elongation factor Tu, translated as MAKAKFERTKPHVNIGTIGHVDHGKTTLTAAITTVLSKRYGGAAVAFDQIDKAPEERERGITISTAHVEYETPNRHYAHVDCPGHADYVKNMITGAAQMDGAILVVSAADGPMPQTREHILLSRQVGVPYIVVFLNKCDMVEDEELLELVEMEVRDLLNEYEFPGDDTPIIRGAAREALQNPDGAWADKIVELFEQVDTYIPTPERQTDKPFLMPVEDVFSITGRGTVATGRVERGTVKVQEEVEIVGIAEETRKCVVTGVEMFRKLLDSAQAGDNIGALLRGVDRKDIERGQVLAKPGSVKPHTNFTAQIYVLTKEEGGRHKPFFTGYRPQFYFRTTDVTGIINLPEGTEMVMPGDNITVTVELINPIAIEEGTRFAIREGGRTVGAGAVATIQK; from the coding sequence ATGGCAAAGGCTAAATTTGAACGTACTAAACCGCATGTTAACATCGGTACTATCGGTCACGTTGACCATGGTAAAACAACTTTGACTGCTGCAATCACAACTGTATTGTCCAAAAGATACGGTGGAGCTGCAGTAGCATTCGACCAAATCGATAAAGCTCCAGAAGAGCGCGAGCGCGGTATCACAATCTCCACAGCTCACGTTGAGTACGAAACTCCTAACCGTCACTACGCACACGTAGATTGCCCAGGACATGCTGACTATGTTAAAAACATGATCACAGGTGCTGCTCAAATGGACGGCGCTATCTTAGTAGTATCCGCAGCTGATGGCCCTATGCCACAAACGCGTGAGCACATTCTTCTTTCCCGTCAAGTAGGCGTACCGTACATCGTGGTATTCCTTAACAAATGTGACATGGTTGAAGACGAAGAATTGCTTGAATTGGTTGAGATGGAAGTTCGCGACCTTCTTAACGAATATGAGTTCCCTGGCGATGATACTCCAATCATCCGCGGTGCAGCTCGTGAAGCTCTTCAAAACCCAGATGGTGCATGGGCTGATAAAATCGTTGAGTTGTTCGAACAAGTCGACACTTACATCCCAACTCCAGAGCGTCAAACGGACAAACCTTTCCTTATGCCAGTTGAGGATGTTTTCTCAATCACTGGTCGTGGAACAGTTGCTACTGGCCGTGTAGAGCGTGGTACTGTTAAAGTACAAGAAGAAGTTGAAATCGTTGGTATCGCTGAAGAAACTCGCAAATGCGTAGTTACAGGCGTAGAGATGTTCCGTAAATTGCTTGACTCCGCTCAAGCAGGTGACAACATCGGTGCTCTTCTTCGTGGTGTTGATCGTAAAGATATCGAGCGTGGACAAGTACTTGCTAAGCCAGGTTCAGTTAAACCACACACGAACTTTACAGCTCAAATCTACGTTCTAACTAAAGAAGAGGGTGGCCGTCACAAGCCTTTCTTCACTGGTTACCGTCCACAGTTCTACTTCCGTACAACTGACGTTACTGGTATCATCAACCTTCCAGAAGGAACTGAGATGGTAATGCCAGGTGATAACATCACTGTTACTGTAGAACTAATCAACCCAATCGCAATCGAAGAAGGAACACGCTTCGCGATTCGTGAAGGCGGACGTACAGTTGGTGCGGGCGCGGTTGCTACAATTCAAAAATAA
- the rpsQ gene encoding 30S ribosomal protein S17 — MAERNDRKVLIGKVVSDKMDKTIVVAVETYKKHELYHKRIKYTKKFKAHDENNQAKIGDTVKISETRPLSKDKSFRLVEILEVAVVI; from the coding sequence ATGGCTGAACGTAACGATCGTAAAGTTCTGATCGGTAAAGTTGTCAGCGATAAAATGGATAAAACCATTGTTGTTGCTGTAGAAACTTACAAAAAACATGAACTCTATCACAAGAGAATCAAATATACGAAAAAGTTCAAAGCGCATGACGAAAACAACCAAGCTAAGATTGGTGACACTGTGAAAATCAGTGAAACTCGACCGTTGTCCAAAGATAAAAGCTTTAGACTGGTTGAAATTCTTGAAGTGGCAGTTGTTATCTAA
- the rplC gene encoding 50S ribosomal protein L3: MKGILGKKLGMTQLFTPEGNVVPVTVIQAGPCVVLQKKDVDNDGYESIQIGFDDVKASRIIKPELGHAKKAGATPKRYVKEIRGIQLGDYEVGQELKADLFAEGEFVDVTGTSKGKGFQGNIKRHNQSTGPMAHGSRYHRGPGSMGSIQANRVPKGKKLPGHMGNETVTLQNLQIIKVDAERNVLLVKGSIPGPKNSYVSVKSAVKK, from the coding sequence ATGAAAGGTATCTTAGGAAAAAAACTTGGGATGACACAATTGTTTACTCCGGAGGGCAATGTTGTTCCGGTAACTGTCATTCAAGCGGGACCATGTGTGGTGCTGCAAAAGAAAGATGTGGATAACGACGGATATGAGTCGATCCAAATCGGTTTTGATGATGTAAAAGCTAGCCGTATCATTAAACCAGAGCTTGGCCATGCGAAAAAAGCAGGGGCAACGCCTAAGCGCTACGTTAAAGAAATTCGTGGCATTCAGTTGGGTGACTATGAAGTAGGTCAAGAGCTGAAAGCAGATCTGTTCGCAGAGGGCGAATTCGTTGATGTAACGGGTACTTCCAAAGGTAAAGGGTTCCAAGGTAACATCAAAAGACATAACCAATCCACTGGGCCAATGGCACACGGATCACGTTATCACCGCGGACCAGGTTCGATGGGTTCCATTCAAGCAAACCGTGTTCCTAAAGGTAAGAAATTGCCAGGACATATGGGTAACGAAACAGTAACACTTCAAAATCTTCAAATCATTAAAGTAGATGCTGAGCGTAATGTATTGCTAGTTAAAGGTTCCATTCCAGGTCCTAAAAACAGCTACGTTAGCGTGAAGTCTGCTGTTAAAAAGTAA
- the rpsC gene encoding 30S ribosomal protein S3: MGQKVHPIGFRIGVIRDWESKWFAEKDFGTLLLEDVKIREYLKNKLKDSAVSHFDIERAANRVNVTIHTAKPGMVIGKGGAEVEVIRNYIAAMSNKKVHINISEIKHPDLDAILVAESVALQLERRVSFRRAMKQAMQRTMRSGAKGIKVATSGRLGGAEIARTEGYSEGTVPLHTLRADIDYGTAEAATTYGRIGVKVWIYRGEVLPTAKKKAQPEGGN; this comes from the coding sequence GTGGGTCAGAAAGTACACCCGATAGGTTTTAGAATTGGTGTCATTCGTGATTGGGAGTCCAAATGGTTCGCAGAAAAAGATTTTGGAACTCTGCTGCTTGAAGACGTTAAAATTCGCGAATACTTAAAAAATAAACTTAAAGATTCAGCAGTTTCCCATTTCGATATCGAGCGCGCGGCTAATCGCGTTAACGTAACGATTCATACTGCTAAACCAGGAATGGTTATTGGTAAAGGCGGAGCTGAAGTTGAAGTTATTCGTAACTATATCGCAGCTATGTCGAACAAAAAAGTTCACATTAACATTTCTGAAATTAAACACCCAGATCTTGATGCTATCCTAGTAGCTGAATCTGTTGCACTTCAATTGGAGCGTCGTGTTTCCTTCCGTCGTGCGATGAAACAAGCTATGCAAAGAACTATGAGATCCGGAGCAAAAGGTATTAAAGTTGCAACTAGCGGACGTCTTGGCGGTGCTGAGATTGCTCGTACGGAAGGATATAGCGAAGGAACTGTTCCACTTCATACACTTCGTGCAGATATCGACTATGGTACAGCTGAAGCAGCTACTACTTATGGACGTATTGGTGTAAAAGTATGGATCTACCGTGGAGAAGTGCTTCCGACAGCTAAGAAAAAGGCTCAGCCGGAAGGAGGAAATTAA
- the rpsJ gene encoding 30S ribosomal protein S10, which yields MAKQKIRIRLKAYDHRVIDQSAEKIVETAKRSGAGVSGPIPLPTEKQIITILRAVHKYKDSREQFEMRTHKRLIDIVNPTPQTVDALMRLDLPSGVDIEIKL from the coding sequence ATGGCAAAGCAAAAAATTCGTATCCGTTTGAAGGCTTATGATCACAGAGTTATTGATCAATCAGCTGAGAAAATCGTGGAAACTGCCAAGCGTTCCGGTGCAGGTGTATCCGGTCCGATTCCGCTTCCGACAGAGAAGCAAATCATCACGATTCTTCGTGCGGTGCACAAGTACAAGGATTCGCGTGAGCAATTCGAAATGCGTACGCATAAGCGTCTAATCGATATTGTGAATCCAACACCACAAACAGTTGATGCTTTGATGCGTCTAGACTTACCGTCTGGCGTTGACATCGAGATCAAACTGTAA